In the Methanoculleus taiwanensis genome, CCATTTCCCCTGGAACTCGAGCTCGGCATGCGCTACTATAGCAGCAATACGCCGGGCATCGGCGGGCAGCTCCGAACGGAGCCTGAGGATTTTCTCGTCGAGGAGGTACCCCTCCCCTACGGCGACGAGGGATCGCATCTCCTCGTCAGACTGACGAAAAGAAACTGGGAGCTGCAGCGTGCGGTCAAAGAGATAGCAAAACGTCTCGGAGTCAGCCACCGGCGGATCGGCTGGGCGGGAACGAAAGACAAGAACGCTGTAACAAGCCAGATAATCTCCATCTACGGCGTCACCCCCGAAGCGGTTGAAGCGGTGCATCTCTCCGAGATCGAACTTGCAGTCGTCGGGCGCGCAAAAGAGTCTCTTGCGCTCGGAGCACTGGAAGGAAACCGTTTCGAGATCGTCATCAGGGAGTGCGACCAGGACGAACTTGCGGAGAGGGTGCAGGCGGTCTCATCGACCGTGGCAGAGGGAATCCCGAACTACTTCGGCCTTCAGCGGTTCGGCGTCACCCGTCCGGTGACACACCTCGTCGGGGAACAGATCCTGCAGGAGGACTATGAGGGGGCGGTGATGACGTATGTCGGGAACGCATATCCGTATGAATCCGAGAACGCACGCCAGGCGCGCAGCAGGTTTACCGAAACCCGTGACGTGCGCGAGGCGCTTGCCGCCTACCCCGTCCAGATGACCTACGAACGCGCCATGCTCCACCACCTCGCCGTACATCCCGGAGACTATCAGGGGGCGCTGCAGGTGCTCCCCCCGAAACTGCTCTCGATGATGGTAAGCGCATTCCAGTCGTTCCTCTTCAACAGCGTCCTCTCGAGAAGACTCGACGAAGGTTTCACGCTCCACGAACCGATTCCGGGAGACCGCCTGCTCTTTCCGAACGGGCGGGAGGATACGGTAACGGAGCGGAATCGCAGCACTGCGGCGCAGCACGTCAGACGGGGGCGCTGCCGGATAGCCCTCTTCATCCCCGGTTCAGAACCGGCGGCATTGCACGGACGGATGGACGAGATGATGCAGGAGATACTGAAGGAGCGGGAGATCGATGCCGCCCGTTTCGAGCGTGCGGCGGGGTTCGTCCGGACACGCTATGCGGGCGCTCTTCGTGCAATCGCACTCTCCGCAGACGTCATCGCCGAGGTGCAGGATGCCAGCACCCGTCTGCGGTTCACGCTGCCGCCCGGACACTACGCCACAACAGTCTGCCGGGAGTATATGAAGGCCGACCCGTACCGAATGATCTGATCAGACCGTCCGGGTCGGTGTCTCTCCATAGAGGACGTCCCACTCGGTGACCATGTTCGTCCCACACATATAGTGCTGCTTTAAGGAGAGCCGGATCATCTCATCTTCCGACTCGATATGCATGCCGCCCACGAGTGAAGGGGTATCGGCTCCGCCCACAATAAACGGCAGATGAATGAGACGGATCTCATCGACCAGGCGGTGCCGGAGCATTGCCCAGTTCAGCGTCGGGCCGCCCTCGACCATCAGGCGGCGGATGCCGTACTGCTGGCGTAAGATCCGCATGAGCAGCGTCAGGTCGACCGTATCTGCTCCGGCGACGACGACATCTACCCCCTTCTCTTTCAGAGCGGCGATGCGTTCTTCC is a window encoding:
- the truD gene encoding tRNA pseudouridine(13) synthase TruD, yielding MMQSPFPLELELGMRYYSSNTPGIGGQLRTEPEDFLVEEVPLPYGDEGSHLLVRLTKRNWELQRAVKEIAKRLGVSHRRIGWAGTKDKNAVTSQIISIYGVTPEAVEAVHLSEIELAVVGRAKESLALGALEGNRFEIVIRECDQDELAERVQAVSSTVAEGIPNYFGLQRFGVTRPVTHLVGEQILQEDYEGAVMTYVGNAYPYESENARQARSRFTETRDVREALAAYPVQMTYERAMLHHLAVHPGDYQGALQVLPPKLLSMMVSAFQSFLFNSVLSRRLDEGFTLHEPIPGDRLLFPNGREDTVTERNRSTAAQHVRRGRCRIALFIPGSEPAALHGRMDEMMQEILKEREIDAARFERAAGFVRTRYAGALRAIALSADVIAEVQDASTRLRFTLPPGHYATTVCREYMKADPYRMI
- a CDS encoding dihydrofolate reductase family protein, with the translated sequence MPESCRPHVLMMSEITVDGKLTLKKGASSKILMKYMAHETEILLHKTRAEYDAIMVGPNTISIDNSFLTVRLVEGKSPLRVIPSSRGSIPLDANILKGDAPTVIAVGREAPEERIAALKEKGVDVVVAGADTVDLTLLMRILRQQYGIRRLMVEGGPTLNWAMLRHRLVDEIRLIHLPFIVGGADTPSLVGGMHIESEDEMIRLSLKQHYMCGTNMVTEWDVLYGETPTRTV